In Anopheles cruzii chromosome X, idAnoCruzAS_RS32_06, whole genome shotgun sequence, one genomic interval encodes:
- the LOC128271105 gene encoding guanine nucleotide-releasing factor 2, protein MVVSSGHKGSIRGNKLARRARSFKDDFLEKISQIRTPTNTMTRSHSPNNPRTVNCSRKSTTDEPTRPVQDLNYHVRQVKNALTHFKDVILKNKLEMLPGNGTVVLESIANVHTALQSYTLDENSTPFINATNHVYISLGNLLKLCDEVLLTKDGEDCPSLSKENVKEVIELVENAVTNLVNLANEKLSDRDGSKLQQIANSNTLQRPTVDVVGQRTSLPDIPLTPRERDILEQTSLKTVRTSHSTESILRDASDAPPKPPLPDRRQEPPPLPPKRRSQHSKNHSFHDTSDCNSDSTYLGCGALDRMSLRSRSPEDNSSLLSASAGSLDSALNHSRDEEELRTLSAATGTGTTSQLCQSSNPARLTLMTMAAPTWDELPDNSVHGVLSGELAAQNNRNSNESGFESMYSLRTSRDHQHVGSVTIAQQNNTTAHVHRSESAVDGISELRCSMMTVGTKIQHSSHHHQHHNQMHVLQHQHNQQQHYQHQQVHQKIDTIITQASDESVQQEGTSICGEKQLTEVCRVQTYAKNSLSKMLMHNSVEEMLANDDVFPYAASSLDRPPALPVKTRSHSIKKERHLSQYDNVDDSDVEKSSQDALGHCSKQSSPSYLQTKQQIYNNISNKHISLIEPRHMNRFQEEPPPLPIKKKHMFQSVAYSVMAYMEIFGSATQNHSEFTRHSVHTYNLAHSEQVSTSSNHSISHSQTMSLSPSRIASVTVSPPNSPNVNIKPPALPPKRQRINSKTPSIASTPPASPKIFQDHPSCQPQSSLINASSSSLTQKHNVQNLACSKNLDVTSNSSLKAKVSPGQLDTAIAALSVGAGSYNTSTTELATATTITTSDNSFTSIPNFASDSNTSANFLPETNVRSCELSTMTNYEGAARNNSKPVNSIKKTDDSQFGCHVTKIDSNNSFLKSQTVDYLHLCDTTTTNLPSSNTNLEANHNKTGNPLVNIHSHTINTSVTSSMNSNYLCDQHNKIAVSSSSCKLTSTSDVTLESPAEHDENNKDGDEVEVVLRRNNKNCLTLVEQQQPCNLMEELDVSTYLVFKKENEDGPDVKGGHPDALIIHATRVQKNSDVTDEYFEDAYGEAFITTFRTFISPLELIQKLSHRYTVHHCQLNDAKQKAAKESFSLLVRVVNDLTAPDLTERLLIMLMNFKYQLVSGGHLNMAKLLRVKLIEKVLLYKQKSSFTFQTLSSRAVVTSQPSLLDLKSAEIAEQMTLLDAELFLKIEIPEVLIWAQEQCEERSPNLTRFTEHFNKMSYWARTQILSQNDAKDREKHVIKFIKIMKHLRKINNYNSYLALLSALDSAPIRRLEWHKTITEGLKEYCALIDSSSSFRAYRQALAETNPPCIPYIGLVLQDLTFVHIGNPDLLPDGSTNFSKRWQQYHIVVNMKRFKKGSYPFKKNDRIIGFFENFENYLDEDAMWQISENIKPRGTRKNNVN, encoded by the exons ATGGTCGTCTCATCAGGCCATAAAGGCAGCATTCGGGGTAACAAATTGGCTCGACGGGCACGCTCGTTTAAGGATGACTTTCTGGAGAAAATTTCACAGATACGTACACCAACGAACACGATGACAAG ATCTCATTCGCCAAACAACCCACGGACTGTGAACTGCAGTAGGAAAAGCACGACCGACGAACCGACTAGACCCGTCCAGGACCTTAACTATCATGTACGTCAGGTTAAAAATGCTCTTACACACTTTAAAGATGTGATTTTGAAGAACAAACTAGAGATGCTGCCGGGCAACGGAACGGTTGTGCTCGAGTCAATCGCAAATGTGCACACGG CTCTGCAATCCTATACACTCGATGAGAATAGTACGCCGTTCATCAATGCTACTAACCATGTGTACATTTCTCTCGGCAACCTTTTGAAACTTTGTGATGAAGTGTTGCTAACAAAAGACGGCGAAGATTGTCCCTCACTAAGTAAAGAGAATGTGAAAGAGGTTATTGAACTGGTGGAAAACGCAGTGACCAATCTCGTAAACTTGGCTAACGAAAAGCTCTCCGATCGAGACGGCAGTAAACTGCAGCAGATTGCGAACTCGAATACACTTCAGCGTCCAACGGTAGATGTGGTCGGTCAACGAACTTCTTTACCCGATATACCGCTAACTCCGCGTGAACGGGATATTCTTGAACAAACGTCGTTGAAAACCGTTCGTACATCTCACAGCACTGAGAGCATCTTGCGCGATGCGAGTGACGCGCCGCCAAAACCACCTCTGCCAGATCGACGGCAGGAGCCCCCACCGTTACCGCCGAAGCGTAGGAGCCAACATTCGAAGAATCATTCGTTTCACGATACTTCCGATTGCAATTCTGATTCAACGTATTTAGGATGCGGGGCGTTAGATCGGATGTCTTTGCGTTCCCGGTCCCCTGAGGACAACTCTAGTCTGTTGAGTGCCAGCGCCGGATCACTGGACTCAGCTTTAAACCATTCTCGTGATGAAGAGGAACTGCGCACTCTTAGTGCTGCTACTGGAACCGGTACAACTTCCCAGTTGTGCCAGTCGTCAAACCCTGCTCGCTTAACGTTGATGACCATGGCCGCACCGACATGGGATGAGTTGCCAGACAACAGTGTTCATGGTGTATTAAGTGGCGAACTGGCAGCTCAGAATAACCGGAACTCAAATGAATCCGGTTTCGAATCGATGTATTCGCTTCGTACGAGCCGCGATCACCAACATGTCGGATCTGTTACAATCGCACAGCAAAACAATACCACAGCACATGTCCATCGCTCGGAATCGGCCGTTGACGGCATAAGCGAACTCCGATGTAGCATGATGACTGTGGGCACAAAGATTCAGCATAGctcgcatcatcatcagcatcacaaTCAAATGCATGTTCTCCAACATCAACACAATCAACAACAGCACTATCAGCACCAACAAGTTCATCAAAAGATTGACACCATTATCACACAAGCCAGTGACGAGTCTGTTCAACAGGAAGGCACATCAATATGTGGCGAAAAGCAGTTGACCGAGGTCTGTCGGGTTCAAACGTACGCCAAAAACAGCCTGTCCAAGATGCTGATGCACAACAGTGTCGAAGAGATGCTGGCAAACGATGACGTGTTCCCATACGCAGCGAGTAGTTTGGATCGACCGCCAGCACTACCAGTGAAAACACGATCGCACAGTATTAAAAAAGAAAGGCACCTATCTCAGTATGATAATGTGGACGATTCCGATGTCGAAAAAAG TTCGCAGGATGCACTGGGCCATTGTTCGAAACAGAGCTCGCCATCTTATCTTCAGACTAAGCAGCAGATATATAATAATATATCCAACAAGCATATCAGCCTCATCGAACCTAGGCATATGAATCGATTTCAAGAGGAACCTCCACCGTTgccaataaaaaagaaacata TGTTTCAAAGTGTGGCATATTCAG TTATGGCATACATGGAAATCTTTGGTAGCGCTACTCAAAACCATTCAGAATTTACGCGACACTCGGTGCACACCTATAACCTGGCCCACTCAGAACAAGTGTCGACATCTTCTAATCACAGTATTTCACACAGCCAGACAATGAG cTTATCACCATCTCGCATTGCTTCCGTAACGGTTTCTCCACCAAATTCGCCAAATGTTAACATTAAGCCTCCGGCCCTTCCCCCGAAACGTCAACGAATCAACAGTAAAACTCCAAGTATAGCTTCAACGCCTCCTGCCAGCCCCAAGATCTTTCAAGACCATCCATCGTGTCAGCCTCAATCTTCACTAATCAACGCATCAAGCTCGTCATTGACACAAAAGCATAATGTCCAAAATTTGGCCTGTAGTAAAAATTTAGATGTAACGAGCAACAGTTCTTTGAAAGCAAAGGTATCACCCGGTCAGCTGGACACTGCTATTGCGGCTCTTTCAGTTGGCGCAGGCAGCTACAATACGTCAACAACTGAACttgctactgctactactattactactagtGACAATTCATTTACTTCAATTCCTAATTTCGCATCTGATAGTAACACTAGTGCAAATTTCTTACCAGAGACAAATGTTCGTTCTTGCGAACTTAGTACAATGACGAACTACGAAGGTGCTGCaagaaataattcaaaaccAGTAAACAGCATTAAAAAAACTGACGATAGCCAATTCGGTTGCCATGTTACCAAGATAGACAGCAATAATAGCTTTCTCAAGTCGCAAACTGTTGACTACCTACATCTTTGCGATACTACTACGACAAATCTTCCTTCATCCAATACGAATCTCGAAGCTAATCATAACAAGACAGGCAATCCTCTAGTCAACATACACAGTCACACCATTAATACCAGCGTTACTAGTAGTATGAATTCTAATTATTTGTGCGatcaacataacaaaattgctgtcagtagtagtagttgcaAGCTTACAAGTACTTCAGATGTGACTCTCGAATCACCTGCCGAACACGATGAGAACAACAAAGACGGGGACGAGGTGGAGGTGGTTCTTAGGCGAAATAATAAG AATTGCCTGACGCTtgtcgaacagcagcagccttgTAACTTGATGGAAGAGCTTGATGTGAGCACATATCTAGTATtcaagaaagaaaacgaagacgGCCCAGATGTTAAAGGAGGTCATCCAGATGCTCTAATCATACATGCAACCCGAGTTCAGAAAAACTCCGATG TGACAGACGAATATTTTGAGGATG CTTACGGCGAAGCATTCATTACGACGTTTCGTACGTTTATATCGCCATTGGAACTAATTCAAAAGCTGTCTCATCGCTACACAGTCCACCACTGTCAACTGAATGATGCCAAACAGAAAGCCGCCAAAGAATCTTTTTCGCTACTAGTACGAGTTGTAAATGATCTTAC TGCTCCCGATCTAACTGAACGACTGCTTATCATGCTGATGAATTTTAAATATCAGCTGGTTAGTGGTGGTCACCTAAACATGGCTAAACTGCTTCGTGTTAAGTTGATAGAGAAGGTATTACTCTACAAGCAGAAGTCATCGTTTACCTTCCAAACACTCTCTTCTCGGGCGGTAGTAACATCACAACCTTCGTTACTGGATCTCAAGTCAGCTGAAATCGCCGAACAGATGACCCTGTTAGATGCAGAGCTCTTTCTGAAAATTGAAATACCAGAGGTTTTGATCTGGGCTCAAGAACAATGTGAAGAACGATCACCTAACCTAACGCGATTCACGGAGCACTTCAACAAAATGTCTTATTG GGCACGAACGCAGATCCTGTCGCAAAACGATGCCAAAGATAGAGAAAAGCACGTGATTAAGTTTATTAAAATCATGAAACATTTGAGAAAAATTAACAACTACAACTCATATTTAGCCCTGTTATCAGCGCTGGATTCAGCGCCTATTAGAAG GTTAGAGTGGCATAAAACAATCACCGAAGGATTAAAGGAATACTGTGCGCTAATCGACTCAAGCTCCAGTTTCCGAGCATACAGACAGGCACTCGCTGAAACAAATCCGCCATGTATCCCATACAT TGGACTTGTATTGCAAGACTTAACATTCGTACACATAGGCAACCCTGACTTGCTGCCAGACGGATCTACTAATTTCTCTAAACGATGGCAGCAGTACCATATCGTAGTGAATATGAAACGCTTTAAAAAAGG GTCCTATCCGTTCAAGAAGAATGATCGAATCATCGGCTTTTTCGAAAATTTCGAAAACTATTTGGACGAAGACGCAATGTGGCAGATAtcagaaaacattaaaccacgcggaacaagaaaaaacaatgtCAATTAG
- the LOC128270194 gene encoding ubiquitin-like-conjugating enzyme ATG10, translating to MHPHEWVSSCLQFVKFSQNIGDNWELVTSESKEIYICSKKMTRFKVNAQAPGLGAEFAEFTDIDPSCATVSFEKNEQFLVEYHVVYSVSYQVPVLYLNIQDSRGQTIDLQTAWLLLETLKEIGSKGAYCTLTQMEHPILQRPFLCVHPCKTHEIIDSLPNSKQSIVTFLSTYGPFVKLYLDGQYACI from the exons ATGCATCCTCATGAATGGGTGTCAAGTTGCTTACAGTTTGTaaaattttcccaaaacatTGGCGATAATTGGGAATTGGTCACTAGTGAATCCAAGGAAATTTATATTTGTTCGAAGAAAATGACTCGATTCAAAGTGAACGCTCAAGCGCCCGGATTGGGAGCGGAATTCGCCGAGTTTACCGATATTGATCCTTCGTGCGCAACCGTTTCGTTTGAAAAGAACGAACAATTCTTGGTCGAATATCATGTTGTATACAGCGTGAGCTACCAGGTGCCAGTATTGTACTTAAACATACAAGATTCAA GGGGCCAAACTATAGACTTGCAAACTGCGTGGCTGTTGCTGGAAACTTTGAAGGAGATCGGTTCAAAAGGGGCCTATTGTACCCTAACGCAAATGGAGCATCCCATCCTCCAGCGGCCGTTCTTGTGCGTGCATCCATGCAAGACACACGAAATAATCGACAGCCTTCCTAACAGCAAGCAGTCGATAGTGACTTTTCTGTCGACCTACGGCCCATTTGTGAAACTATATTTAGATGGGCAATATGCGTGTATTTGA
- the LOC128273001 gene encoding xylulose kinase yields the protein MQSVHETYLGLDLSTQKLKAVLLNHKLEDVAHAEVKFDSDLPEFRTSGGVNAGRSKNEFYVHPIMWIKAVDMVLDRIVVQGADLSTVAALSGSAQQHGSLFWSRSGIESLRNLDADKFLHTQLDDSAFTVHRTPIWMDGTTVQQCEEMEAAVGGRDKMVAITGSKCYERFTGPQIRKIFQERPDCYRNTERISLVSSFLASIFIGDIAPIDCSDGSGMNLLDLSTQDWSDDCLAACAPGLHAKLGKPAPAASIIGSVGSFFVQRYNFSAACKVVTFTGDNLSALAGMNVGQDWLALSLGTSDTVMMKLDTPSHLSEAHVLVHPTDIGFMGLLCFRNGSLVRDIFKRAEANDSWDHFSELLDSTPRGNFGNLALHFTSKEILPPVKGSLRWNKSSCLENAELAKGVLKYSSPQTEIRALVEGQMLTRKVYATEMGFSFGENTKILATGGASANRSILQVISDVFNAPVYTQKTTEAALFGAAYRAKYVLSVVRMKENPGSGGRGPMSYYDFISDLRPHSITRVCDPSKDCEEIYGSMAERYKSMVSYMLKHQE from the exons ATGCAGTCAGTCCACGAAACCTATCTTGGATTGGATTTAAGTACTCAAAAG TTGAAAGCGGTATTGCTTAACCACAAGCTCGAGGATGTGGCGCATGCGGAAGTCAAATTTGATTCGGATCTCCCCGAATTTCGTACAAGCGGTGGAGTGAATGCCGGAAGGAGTAAAAATGA ATTCTACGTACATCCGATAATGTGGATCAAAGCGGTCGATATGGTGCTGGATCGAATAGTCGTACAGGGAGCAGACCTCAGCACAGTGGCTGCGCTGAGCGGTTCTGCTCAACAGCATGGTTCACTGTTCTGGTCCCGGTCGGGAATTGAATCGCTACGCAACCTGGATGCTGACAAGTTTCTTCACACCCAGCTCGATGACTCGGcgttcaccgttcaccgaACCCCGATTTGGATGGACGGCACGACGGTTCAGCAATGCGAAGAAATGGAAGCAGCGGTAGGAGGGCGCGACAAGATGGTGGCAATAACTGGGTCAAAGTGCTACGAGCGATTTACCGGGCCGCAGATACGGAAGATATTTCAGGAACGACCAGACTGCTACCGAAACACGGAGAGAATATCGCTGGTGAGCAGTTTTCTGGCTTCTATCTTTATTGGTGACATTGCCCCGATCGATTGCTCCGATGGGTCCGGCATGAACTTGTTGGATTTGAGCACCCAAGACTGGTCGGACGACTGTCTCGCTGCCTGCGCACCCGGATTGCACGCGAAACTAGGCAAGCCTGCGCCAGCCGCCAGCATCATCGGGAGTGTGGGCTCATTTTTTGTGCAGCGATACAATTTTAGTGCGGCATGTAAGGTGGTCACCTTCACGGGAGATAATCTGTCCGCTCTGGCCGGAATGAATGTCGGTCAGGACTGGCTGGCACTTTCGCTAGGCACTAGTGacacggtgatgatgaagttGGACACGCCATCGCATTTATCCGAAGCGCACGTACTGGTTCATCCAACCGATATCGGTTTCATGGGGCTCCtttg TTTCAGGAACGGGTCCCTCGTACGAGATATTTTCAAGCGCGCCGAGGCCAACGATAGCTGGGATCACTTTAGTGAGCTACTCGACTCCACACCGCGTGGCAACTTTGGCAACCTGGCTCTGCATTTTACTTCGAAAGAGATTTTGCCACCGGTAAAAGGATCGCTGCGATGGAACAAAAGCTCGTGCCTGGAGAACGCCGAGTTGGCAAAGGGCGTACTCAAATATAGTTCACCACAGACCGAGATACGAGCGCTGGTGGAAGGACAAATGCTAACGAGGAAAGTATACGCCACGGAGATGGGATTTAGCTTTggggaaaacacaaaaattctTGCCACCGGTGGAGCGTCGGCGAATAGGTCGATTTTACAGGTCATATCGGATGTGTTCAACGCGCCCGTGTATACGCAGAAAACCACCGAAGCAGCGTTATTCGGTGCTGCGTACCGTGCGAAGTACGTGCTCAGCGTGGTCCGAATGAAAGAGAATCCCGGCAGCGGCGGTAGAGGTCCTATGTCGTACTATGATTTCATCAGTGACCTGCGGCCCCACTCGATTACTCGGGTGTGTGATCCAAGCAAGGACTGCGAGGAAATCTACGGTTCAATGGCAGAGCGGTACAAATCGATGGTCAGCTATATGCTCAAGCACCAGGAATAA